GCAAGCAATCAGCCTGAAACTGCAGGATTAACTGTCAGTAAGCATCAAatccccatacagtgcccccacagGGAAGATCAAGTATTACACAGTACCTGAAATATATGGAATGACTGTGTAATGGATGGACATACAATATTTTAGAAATATTAGATATTAGAAATAGAAATATTGAGTAGTGTAGAGATGACTGGATGACTAATCTGACTAATCAATACTCAATGTCAAAAATAAgcacactataataataataatatttttatgatGATGTTACATTTGGCATTGGTAACAATAGCATTTGTTTTTTTCTCATAATAAGTCTACATAATTATAGTTCTTTTATGTATTGGCGATCGGCAAGGATTTAAGCCCCTGCACGTCTCTGCATATGAAAAAGATCAGATAATGGGTTATTTGACACAGAGATATAGCCCATAATCTTTTACCTGGCACAAAGAATAAATATTTTAAGCAGACATCCTATTTGGACTCCATGCTGTGCATTTTTCTATGGGTTTTTGGATGCTGAAATACTTTTGGATCAccgttttctttctttattttttttattcatatgtcTTTTATTTATGGACAGGACCTCCAGAGAAAATACAGGCAGCTACTGCCAAAAGTCTCTGAATAACTGGCTTGGTTTTCCAGGCTTCATGCTGCAATTTGTGATACGagcttttaaaaaataataataaaacaactaTATTTTATTGACCAGTTTAGCTGCACCACAAAAATGTCAGTTGTGAAAATCAACCAGTAGAAAATGTGCCATCTCTAAAAGGAAAAAGATTGCCAGAACCTATTTCTACGTTCTCAGTTGGTTCAAATCAGTTTatatttgtttaattttctgaaATTACATCacttttagtacctgtatttgCACACATTTAACTTCTAAAATAGTTAAAAGGAACCTGTCGTCACTTTCATGCTGTCCGAACCATAAATCATCAGGATGGTTTCCAGCTGTTTTAGCCTGCTCTGCTGACCTTGTTTGTTAGATTTCTCCATGTACCCAAACaggaagagatctatcaatcaaggctcaTAGGATGGAGAGAAGCCACCAGGTATCATCCCAATGGcttatggttcaggcagcatgaaagtgatgacaaatTGCCTTTTAAGGAGTAATCTCATCATGCTAAATTAACACATGATGATCAGTTGACATTATTGGATGAAGTGCTCActgcattttaagaactgtccagagcagcatatgtttgctatggggattttctcctactctggacagttcttaaaatggacagagatgtcagcagagagcactgtgcttgtgattcagcagagagctctgtgttccaaaaagaaaataatttcctctgtagtattcagcagctaataattactggaaggattaagattttttgatataagtaatttacaaatctgtttaactttctggtaccagttgattaaaaaaaaaaagttttccaccggagtgcctctTTAAAGCCACCATACATTTCTATCACTACAGGAGAAATGTGGTACTACATGTTGGTTCAATGAATAGCTGCCTGCATAAAACATGAAACGGATCCCCCAGAGCTCTCCATTCTGGCTCATAGAGAGGAATTTAACATGGTACAGCATAGCTTGAAATAGAGGCATAGTTTGAATGAACCAGATAACCCCAAAGAGTCATTTTCTGTGTTGGGTCAAATGCATTTCAAGCTGACATTGAATAGTGGATAACTTTGTTCTCAGGAATACTGTAAATTCTATACAGATGAAAATATCTCTTGAGATTATCTATTCTTGGTGATTTGTGAAATGTATCATAAacttgttaaagaggtactctagtGATAGAAACGTATCCCTCATTCACAAGATAGGAGTCTGAGTGCTGGGGGTCTATACTCTGGGACCTTttgtgatctccagaatgggcccAACTCTCTCCGCTGAATGCTTCAGCCCACACTTTCCTAGATGTATGTGTCTTAGCAATGATAGTCCTCTAGTCAATCACCATCTGAGGCAGGACAATGATGTGGCTGGTAATTGGTTGAGCGGGCCGTCACTGCAAAGACAAGTACAATACCCAAGGTGGGCGCCGGACACATTCTGGAAATTGTGGGGGGTCCTAGAGGTAAGattccccatgatcagacatgtattccttatgctgtggataggggatatgttttttaaaAGCTGGATAAACCCCTTAGAATATGGCACATGCAGTTTTATGTGTACTAGCCCTTTCAGCATATACAAGGCACAATGGCAGAATAGTACTTTTTCTGTACAAAGTTTCAAGATCCCAGTACAAACTTGACCCAGGGGAGTTTCTAATAAACCTTTCATTAATACTAAGTAGCACTGATACAGATACATGACTAGTCATCTGTTTAGAGGCAGATGATGGCTGCTTCCATTGTACAATAGTTTAACCAGACTTTAGAACATGTGGACTCAAGCTGAGCTTTCACGTAGACAAATGAATAGAAAGGCCACTAGCTGGAGGGAGCAAAatctaaaatacattattaattctTATGAATGTTAATATGAAGCATGGGAGTGCAAGACGGGAAGTCTGGATGTCTTCTgattattgtagttatacaaccaAGGAAGTCCCAATGATTCCCAAGAGGGTTCATCCTGCCATTCCTAAgcctttataattttttatgtcaAGTTCCTGATTGTCATCCTGAATAGATTAAGTGCATGTTATACACTGTCCAGAGACAGCTCCCGGACTAAAGACATAAGCTGTGTGCTTGTAATGTcaaaaacaggcaaactgatcaacCAAAATATCGAGTTGTATGAATTCTGGCACATGGGCAGAAAGCACAGAAGTGGATTCTCCAGTGAAGTGTAAGCTGCTATTTGTTGAGTAAGGGTGTATATAAAACACCATGGATTTGCTATGGGGACATGTAGAGCCAACCCTTATTGGTCCCATCCTTTTGCTATAGCACAATGGCAATCATGGCAGGATTCTTCTCTCCTACAGAACATTGTTAACAaaacaaggtggggggggggggggtaaaccctAAGGCATGAGAAATGTATGGAGGTGCACAAACATTACACTATGGGGACCAAATGCAGGACTATGCCAGATTATAGTACAATATAGGATATTGTCCCCACACAGTAGTGTCCTACTGCACCGCTTCTCTATACCAGGGATAAGCAGCTAACTCCACTTCAGGACCCTAAATCACAAACATATAGAAGACTATTCTGCAGTTATTAATTCAGATCAGAGTCCTCCTTAGCACCGTGGACACCCTCCAGAACCAACCTTAGATTGACACAGATATTCCAATTTTATTCTCGTTCTTTTTCTACCCCAGATCAACCAGTAAAAAATTGAAATAATCTTTTTAAATCCAGAACCAACCTGCTTGTAGGCTCTTGTGATCTTGGTGTTAAACTTGGTGAATTGTTTCAGACTGCAATGTCCAGAGAAGACAAAATTGCCTATACCATGTAGATAGATGATAATTATCTTCTATTTTATCTAGATAGAGTATGTGGAATTCCAAGACAACCGTAagaatcttggtttcatcaggtTAGCAAGTTAGGAGTCACAGTGGCTTCCAAACCAAATGTGAGTCTTATGCCATATCAGGGTTTACCTGGCTTTATGCTGTAGTGTTATTATCATATTGTCTCAATACACTAAAAACAAAACTAGAGGAAATCTGTTAATATCACAGGAATTAGCATGACTGATATAAACCTAGTATAACCAACTATTATATACTGTAAAAAATTTAGTGCAGCTAACATAATGTATGTTATCTATTCATAATCATATTTTAAATATATGTTACTTAGTTAAACAATGatatgaataaatatatggtACTCTTCATAAAATGCTATAGTATATAAAGTATCTCCTATAAGAGATatttctgtatacattatattatattcttTTCatgtgaggtgtcagcagagagcgctgtggtcgtaAAAAGGAGAAGTTCTAGGTGAGGAGAGCTTTGTCTGTAGTATGCAGCGGCTGGTGGGTACTGGAGGGATTGGTTTTTTTCTTAATTGAAGTCATTTGCAggtctgtttagctttctggtacCAGCTAATTTTAGAAGggttgttttccatcggagtacccctttaaaaaaaaactgaagccTTATACTTGTGGGAAGGTTTATTTTACATAACTTTTGTGCTAAATTTATAATGTTCAGAATGGATTGCTTGATTTGGTTAATTTAATGATTAAATTATACCTtgtgatgaaaaaaaaatcttttcatgtaagaacactgaagaaatgacactttaCTACAATGTAAAGGagtaagtgcacagcctgtataacagtgtttaatatagtgtcccctcaaaataactcaacacacagacattaatatatatatatacattggcaACAAAAGTCAGTAcatccctaagtggaaatgtccaatttGGGCCCAAAGTATCAATATTTTgtttggccaccattattttccagaacTGCCTTCAGCTTCTTGggtatggagttcaccagagcttcacaggttgccactggaatCCCATTCCACTTCTTCATGAAGACATCACAGAGggggtggatgttagagaccttgcgctcCCCCACCTCCTGTTTGACGATGCCCCACATATGCTCCATAGGGATTAGGTCTACAGCATGCTTGGCAGATCATAAACTTTAccttcagcttctttagcaaggtagtagtcatcttggaggtgtgtttggggtcattatcctgttggaaTAGTTGGTACATGTTATCTCGCAATGAACTTGAGCTcctcagtgccagcagcactaatGCAGGCCCAgatcatgacactcccaccaccaggcATGACTGTAGgccagacacacttgtctttgtactccacaTCTGGTTGCCGCCACACAGGCTTGACAGTatttgaaccaaataagtttatcttggtctcattgcaCCACAGgatatggttccagtaatccatgtccttagtctgcttgtcttcaccaAACTGTTTTGCAGGTTTTTATTGTGCATTAGAAGATGCTTCCTTCTGGGGCACCAGCTATGTacaccaatttgatgcagtgtccGGCATATGGTCTGAGCTCTAACAGACTGATTCCCCCACCCCTATAACCTCTACAGCAATGCTAGAAgaactcatatgtctatttccaaagacaacctctgaatTTTATGCTGAGCACATGCAGTCACTCCTTTGGTCGACCATAGCAAGGCCTATTCTGCGTGAAACCTGTGCTGTGAAACCACAGATCTTGCCTACCGTGCTCCAGCACTGTtctagggtcttggcaatcttcttatagcataGGCCATCTTTATGAGTACTAATGATTCTTTTTTcagccatgttgaacttccagtgatcaatattagagagtgagagtgataacaccacATTTAAGACACTTGCTCCACAttctttgcttctaaactgggcggttcctgagacacgtgtcatcagagagcacttagacagaaaagagcaaccttaacttcagaagcttataagtactgaaaggattaagattttttaatagaagtcatttacaaatctgtttaactttctggagccagttgatatttaaaaaaaaagttttttcctggaatacccctttaacttatcttGACGGAAcataacattaaacactgttaaaaggctgtgcactcactacttcacATTGTAAAGTactgtaatttcttcagtgttgtcacattaaaagatataataaaatatttatcaaaGTGGGAGGTGTGTGCACTTACTATATACAGTAAAGCATATATGATGCAACACAAGAAGGAACATGTGGCAGCTCACCAATTAGTAGCAAAAACAGGCAACTTTATTCTTCTATAGTGGGATACAGTGATGGTGCCGGCAACATACAAACACAAACGAGCAACGTTCATTTCGCACGTGatgtgcttcttccggctcatGCTTGTGATGTAAAATAGTCTTCTATTTAACTGCGCTATGCATGTGACATCAGTGAAGGGGTGGCGTTGATGACCTCACCAACAGACCTGCCCCTATCTCTCAACTGATACCTTGTGACATACAAATAAATCATGTGCTCCGTTGCCGTGGACACGGGCTGGATGCAATGCCGGCACAGCAACACTCTTCCTGTAAGCTGATTCGTCGTAGCCTCCCCTCGTCTCCACAGCCAGCCGGCCTCACAGGTCAGTAACAGCACTAGAAAAAGGTGCAGCAAAAAACAAGGATGAGTATGTGAGACTTGtgaaacaaataaataattaaaataactGTAAAAAACAATGGAGTACTCTTTCTTTAAAGAAACATGCTCATATCTGTCTTCTCGTTCAAACCTACAGGTCCCATTGCATCCGTCTTTAAAATCCATTTAGTCTAACATTGTAAAAGGAGTTTTTCTCTATCCCCTCCATTTGACAGATAGTTAACTATTTCTAGGCATGCAAATTTAAGGGCTGTCCAATCATTATTATGCTGTTCCTTAATATGTTGGATGAACCTCGGGCATCCTACTCCTGTGGAAATAAATTTAAGGTGTTCCCTCACTCTCATATTTAGATTatggattgtttttccaatgtagAAGTGACCGCAACTACAGATAAGGGTGTAGACTACAAATTTGGACTCACATGTTATACATTCTCTCACTTGCCAGCTAATACCTCCTATTCTGATATTTTTAGCTTCCATGTTATGCGGACATTGATGACATTGTCTACAATTACAATTCCCCTGGGGTCTGCTTACCTGGAGCAAACAGTTTAGAATCTCTCTCAATTGGTTCGGGCCCAACATATTACCTAGGGTTTTATTCCTCCTATAGAAAAAAGAGGACCCGCAGGTTTGAATGAGCATGTCTCATAAGACAGATATGAGCATGTTTCTTTAAAGAAAGAGTACTCCATTGTTTTTAATagttattttaattatttatttgtttcaCAAGTCTCACATACTCATCCTTGTTTTTTGCTGCACCTTTTTCTAGTGCTGTTACTGACCTGTGAGGCCGGCTGGCTGTGGAGACGAGGGGAGGCTACGACGAATCAGCTTACAGGAAGTGTGTTGCTGTGCCGGCATTGCATCCAGCCCGTGTCCACGGCAACGGAGCACATGATTTATTTGTATGTCACAAGGTATCAGTTGAGAGATAGGGGCAGGTCTGTTGGTGAGGTCATCAACGCCACCCCTTCATTGATGTCACATGCATAGCGAAGTTAAATAGAGGACTGTTTAAGTCACATGCatgagccggaagaagcacatCACGTGCGAAACGGACATTGCTCATATGTGTTTGTATGTTGCCTGCACCATCACTGTATCTCACGATTGAAGAATAAAGCTGCCTGTTTTTGCTACTAATTGGTGAGCTGCCGCATGTTCCTTCTTGTGTTGCATCATATATCTTTGATTATTTTGCTACTGTTGCTGAAAAACCACCACATAGCAGGCTTGATTGAGAGACTGTGCAGTATCTGGAGTATACTAGAGGGCTACTAAGGGAGTGGGCATGTGCAGATATTGTAGCAGTGCCAGCTGTACTCTACATTGCTGTACATATAAAGCATGTATGTACACACATGTAAAAGTATATGATACCTAATAGTGCAACTACAGTGATGGTAATTTTCACGCTGCCACCCAAAATGTGCACAAGACGGTGGTATTCAGTCTATgctaagtcccatgcaagtctattgaAATTGCACCAAATCTGATTGAACACCATAGTCTTGCACACATCTCGTGGCTCAGCAGCATAAACATATATATCCTGCCACCCAAGCCACCAATGGAGTTAtgatcaaagtaaaaaaaaaaaaaaaaaaaaaaatatatatatatatatatatatatatatatatttatatatatatagaaaacaatggcgcagcactccaaaattgattgcaaaaaagtgtaaaaatgtattccttcatgtcaaaattcaaagcgacgtttctgctccccactggagcttcagtggggagctgaaacgtcgctttgaattttgacatgaaggaatacatttttacacttttttgcaattttggagtgctgcgccattgttttctattacatggactttgatcgagttggggcgctggcaccgggcatctaatggtgaagtagtgctgcattgtttttgaatatatatatatatatatatatatatatatatatatatatatatatataatatatatatacatacactgtatactgATCATGTGCTAATATATGTAATGTTCAGACGGATAGTATTTCTGATTTAGATATTTCCATATCCCAAAGGTTGCTTTTTGGAACTGAGCCGCAAGAAAGAAATATTCAGAACAGACTGGTGTGTTTAAATCTACATTGAGAAATAATAGAAGAAATTCAATCTCAGAGAAAAGTATTGAAAATGCAATTAAATATTTGGCTGATGAGCTGTGAAAATATGATGTTTGCAGAATTTGAGACTACTGTTCCTTATACACTGacatttgtatacagtaacagatCATTTACAATCATGTGTAAAATGAAGGAAGCAGATTTTTAGCTAAAACCTTTTTCTCACTCTTAAATTCACCTCCGGCGATGACAGTAATAACATTTCTTCATAAATAGGGCAGACTAGATGTGAACAGACTGTTGTAATATATTTTCCATTGTGCTACCAGtattgctatgtgtttttttctaCTGACCTGTATATAAAAAGTTCTCCAGCCAGAGCTTTAGACCCACAACTGGACAGCTGCATTGCCAAGGGTTGGCTTTTGCAAGCAACACTTTCAGGTTTATTAATGTCTCCAGAACCATTCTGTCAACTGCTTGTAGATGGTTGTTTTTCAGGCCAAGAAAGGTTAGGTTTCGAGTGTTGTTCCCTAAGGATTCTGGCAAAGTGCTCATGTTGTTAGAAGACAAGTCAAGTTTCTTCAGAGCAAGTAGAGGTGTGAATACCTGACCATCGAGATACTGGATGAAGTTGTTGGTCAGATTTAGGAGCTGCAGGGAACGCAGGTAGTGGAAGGCATATGGTGGCACTCTTGAAATGGAGTTGTTAGACAAGTCTAATATTTGCAGGCCAGGAACATTCATAAAAGATGTATGGTTGATAATTCGAATTTGGTTACCCTGCAAGTAGAGTACTTGAGTTTGTGATGGCAAATGACTTGGAATTTCCAATAGTCGTCTGTAGCTGCAGTCTACTGTCCTTGAAGAAGGCTGACAGGTGCAGACCTCAGGACATCCCCAAGCCATGTGAAATACCAGAAGGAGACTTGAGGCTAATACGAGTCCACCTAAGGAAACACAGATTGAGAGTGAACATGTATAAGAATTTGTTTTAAAttttgtcaataaaaaaaaatgtagagatTTGTCATAATTCTTATTGAAAAGACCCAAAGTTATGTGGGGACAAATTTTAGGCAATTCTGCAAGGGAAAAAAGTATACTAACACTCCTCCCGAACAAAGAGAACTATGTTATACTAGACAAACCAAACTACCCTTCAAAAAGAGACTTTGGTTTGTCTGTTATGAGAGAGTTCTCTTTCTTCTGAAATAGAGCTACAGTTAAAAGGGATACTTCGCTGCCACAgcgttgggaacattttgttccaaacgctgggtgcgggctgacgGGGGtcgtgactagtgttgagcggcataggccatattcgaattcgcgaatattcgcgaatatatggacgaatattcgtcatatattcgcgaatattcgcatattcgttatagtctcgttttattttcgcatatgcgaatattcgcgtatgcgaaaattaacatatgtgaatattgacatatacaaaattaacacatgcataaattcgcatatgcgaacattagcatatgctaattttcgcatatgcgaattttcgcgcgccagtctcacacagtagtattacagccttctttacaccacacaagctggaagcagagagggatgatcactgtgatgtgtactgtgaaaaaaaaaaagaaaaaaaaaaaaaaaaaaaaacgaatattcgtaattacgaatatatagcgctatattcgcgaaattcgcgaattcgcgaatatgcgatattcgcgaataatattcgaattgcgaatattcgcgagcaacactagtcgtgACGACCATTCTTTTGGGCCGACAGTTACCTCTCCTGACTTCCCCATACGTAGAAACATTCAATACATTCAAGAAGAAAGGGTCGGGCGGTGAAAATCCAACATGCTTGACTTTTCTCTCCACTGACCTGTTGGTGGAAATGCAGGAGGCGCCATACACCTTAGATAGTCAATGAAATGCCGATTGTTGGGAGTCACCCCCCACTTTAGCACAAGGTCTATTGGTACCTATAGGGTATGGTCACacacagtggatccacagtgtat
The sequence above is a segment of the Hyla sarda isolate aHylSar1 chromosome 6, aHylSar1.hap1, whole genome shotgun sequence genome. Coding sequences within it:
- the LRTM1 gene encoding leucine-rich repeat and transmembrane domain-containing protein 1 isoform X3; translation: MAWGCPEVCTCQPSSRTVDCSYRRLLEIPSHLPSQTQVLYLQGNQIRIINHTSFMNVPGLQILDLSNNSISRVPPYAFHYLRSLQLLNLTNNFIQYLDGQVFTPLLALKKLDLSSNNMSTLPESLGNNTRNLTFLGLKNNHLQAVDRMVLETLINLKVLLAKANPWQCSCPVVGLKLWLENFLYTGGIIDELICTGPEDRKGKDLLKIPFELYKSCPPFTTSFPVTNIHQHSLDHRNNGRHGHHGEHIEGTLPECEPKPKPRPANLRHAIATVVITGVVCGIVCLMMLAAAVYGCAYAAIMAKYHKELKEVERMASASEHGSPEEKEPLDGSLA
- the LRTM1 gene encoding leucine-rich repeat and transmembrane domain-containing protein 1 isoform X1 yields the protein MERWFFIIYSSMLSLFAGGLVLASSLLLVFHMAWGCPEVCTCQPSSRTVDCSYRRLLEIPSHLPSQTQVLYLQGNQIRIINHTSFMNVPGLQILDLSNNSISRVPPYAFHYLRSLQLLNLTNNFIQYLDGQVFTPLLALKKLDLSSNNMSTLPESLGNNTRNLTFLGLKNNHLQAVDRMVLETLINLKVLLAKANPWQCSCPVVGLKLWLENFLYTGGIIDELICTGPEDRKGKDLLKIPFELYKSCPPFTTSFPVTNIHQHSLDHRNNGRHGHHGEHIEGTLPECEPKPKPRPANLRHAIATVVITGVVCGIVCLMMLAAAVYGCAYAAIMAKYHKELKEVERMASASEHGSPEEKEPLDGSLA
- the LRTM1 gene encoding leucine-rich repeat and transmembrane domain-containing protein 1 isoform X2; this encodes MKGGLVLASSLLLVFHMAWGCPEVCTCQPSSRTVDCSYRRLLEIPSHLPSQTQVLYLQGNQIRIINHTSFMNVPGLQILDLSNNSISRVPPYAFHYLRSLQLLNLTNNFIQYLDGQVFTPLLALKKLDLSSNNMSTLPESLGNNTRNLTFLGLKNNHLQAVDRMVLETLINLKVLLAKANPWQCSCPVVGLKLWLENFLYTGGIIDELICTGPEDRKGKDLLKIPFELYKSCPPFTTSFPVTNIHQHSLDHRNNGRHGHHGEHIEGTLPECEPKPKPRPANLRHAIATVVITGVVCGIVCLMMLAAAVYGCAYAAIMAKYHKELKEVERMASASEHGSPEEKEPLDGSLA